One Vitis vinifera cultivar Pinot Noir 40024 chromosome 8, ASM3070453v1 genomic window carries:
- the LOC104880004 gene encoding dof zinc finger protein DOF3.5 encodes MEGGVWKANVEISPNCPRCGSSNTKFCYYNNYSLTQPRYFCKGCRRYWTKGGSLRNVPVGGGCRKNRRGKSFRILTDRLASKGLASDPDPDPSGSALADSATTSSGLHDASASNIDLALVYANFLNQMPEPKSTGFEMPELPCEFHPSFQLSSTLSTSNTSLDSSHIQLPPDTHLSEDNQVYLSGFHPIHTHHDHDSANIYGLPPLPGQEVASPEMLWPISQAMVQNQTLHETQLPALHPEAAQHPNHVAVTAGNWSPFDLSCYETFSRP; translated from the coding sequence ATGGAGGGAGGAGTTTGGAAGGCTAATGTTGAGATATCGCCCAATTGTCCCCGTTGCGGCTCTTCCAATACCAAATTTTGCTACTACAACAACTATAGCCTCACACAGCCCCGCTACTTCTGCAAGGGCTGCAGGCGGTATTGGACCAAGGGCGGATCACTCCGGAACGTGCCCGTCGGCGGAGGCTGCAGGAAGAACCGGAGAGGCAAGTCGTTCAGGATATTGACCGATCGCCTTGCCTCCAAGGGTTTGGCCAGTGATCCTGACCCCGACCCTAGTGGAAGTGCCTTGGCTGACTCCGCCACTACCTCTTCTGGGCTACACGATGCTTCCGCATCCAATATTGATCTTGCTCTTGTTTATGCCAACTTCCTAAACCAGATGCCGGAGCCAAAGTCAACAGGGTTTGAAATGCCAGAATTGCCTTGTGAATTCCATCCATCTTTCCAGCTTTCATCAACTCTTTCAACGTCGAACACCAGCCTGGATTCATCACATATTCAATTACCGCCGGACACTCATTTGAGTGAGGATAACCAGGTCTATCTTAGTGGCTTCCACCCTATTCACACCCATCATGACCATGACTCTGCCAATATTTATGGGCTGCCACCACTGCCAGGCCAAGAGGTTGCTTCTCCGGAGATGTTGTGGCCCATTTCTCAAGCCATGGTTCAGAATCAGACCTTGCACGAAACACAATTGCCAGCTCTGCACCCAGAAGCTGCTCAACATCCAAATCATGTAGCTGTCACTGCTGGTAACTGGAGCCCATTTGATTTGTCATGCTACGAAACCTTCTCTCGGCCTTGA